One stretch of Juglans microcarpa x Juglans regia isolate MS1-56 chromosome 3D, Jm3101_v1.0, whole genome shotgun sequence DNA includes these proteins:
- the LOC121255997 gene encoding LOW QUALITY PROTEIN: endochitinase 1-like (The sequence of the model RefSeq protein was modified relative to this genomic sequence to represent the inferred CDS: inserted 1 base in 1 codon), protein MRFWALVILCLWLSSFQRGLAEQCGGQAGGALCPGGQCCSQFGWCGTAPDYCTNGCQSQCSGGGXWRDIGSLISRNNFDQLLKHRNDGGCPAKGFYTYDAFISAAKSFPAFAATGDTATRKREIAAFLGQTSHETTRGWASAPDGPYSWGYCYLREQNPGSYRASDPNYPCAPGRQYYGRGPIQVTWNYNYGRCGKAIGVDLLNNPDLVATNPKISFKTALWFWMTPQSPKPSCHDVMTGRWNPSGADSSAGRVPGYGVVTNIINGGLECGKGWNSKVEDRIGFYKRYCDILGVGYGNNLDCYNQRSFGNGLLVDTM, encoded by the exons atgaggttttgggccCTGGTAATTCTTTGTTTATGGCTGTCTTCATTTCAAAGAGGCTTAGCTGAGCAGTGTGGAGGGCAGGCAGGAGGGGCTCTATGCCCAGGTGGGCAGTGCTGCAGCCAGTTTGGCTGGTGCGGCACCGCACCTGACTACTGCACCAACGGTTGCCAAAGCCAAtgcagtggtggtg ggtggagggaCATAGGCAGTCTCATCTCAAGGAATAACTTTGATCAGTTGTTGAAGCATCGCAACGATGGCGGCTGTCCGGCCAAGGGCTTCTACACCTACGATGCATTCATAAGTGCTGCAAAGTCCTTTCCTGCCTTTGCTGCCACTGGGGACACTGCCACCCGTAAAAGAGAGATTGCTGCTTTCTTAGGCCAAACTTCCCATGAAACTACAA GAGGATGGGCAAGCGCACCAGATGGCCCATACTCTTGGGGATATTGCTATCTTAGGGAACAAAACCCTGGATCCTACCGTGCGTCGGATCCAAATTATCCTTGTGCTCCTGGCAGGCAATATTATGGCCGAGGTCCTATCCAAGTTACATG GAACTACAACTACGGGAGGTGTGGAAAAGCCATAGGAGTGGATCTGTTGAACAACCCTGACCTTGTGGCCACTAAcccaaaaatctcattcaaaacAGCACTCTGGTTCTGGATGACTCCACAGTCACCAAAGCCGTCGTGCCACGATGTTATGACCGGGAGATGGAATCCATCCGGTGCTGACAGCTCGGCCGGTCGGGTTCCGGGATATGGTGTAGTCACAAACATTATCAATGGTGGACTGGAGTGTGGTAAAGGGTGGAATTCTAAGGTGGAGGATCGCATTGGGTTCTATAAGAGGTATTGTGACATACTTGGGGTTGGATATGGTAACAACCTTGACTGCTACAACCAGAGGTCCTTTGGGAATGGACTATTGGTGGACACCATGTAG